Part of the Candidatus Aegiribacteria sp. genome, TTGCCGCAGGAAAAATGGATCGTGCTGAATTTACAGATTGGGTGAAAATACACACAAATGCATGAATCAGTCATAGTGGCTATGTAACTGGCATTTAAATCACTATGCTGGTTATGCATAGCATTAGACGGGAATGAATGATATCAAAACAGTATATTTCTCAAATTGAACTTAGAAGAGAAAAAGTCCCCTCCTTAGACGAGTATCCCTTCTGTCTTAATGCTGTAAAACATCTCTATAAGCTTGAATTGCATCCAGCAGTTACTTTCATTGTTGGAGAAAACGGCACAGGAAAATCTACTCTGCTAGAGGCTATTGCTGTTGCATGGGGATTTAATCCTGAAGGTGGATCAAAGAACTTCCATTTTGGCACGCGTCCATCACATTCCACACTCCACGAGTATATCCGTCTTATCAAAGGAGTTAAGCACCCCAAAGACGGCTACTTCCTTCGAGCTGAGAGCTTTTTCAATGTTGCCACTGATATTGAAATGATGGATCAAGAGTCCAGTGGTCTAGGCAAACCTATTGCCGATTCATACGGTAACCGATCTCTACACGAACAGTCGCACGGTGAATCGTTCTTATCTCTTTTGACTGAGCGTTTAAGCGGCAATGGTCTATATATTATGGATGAACCGGAAGCCGCCTTATCTCCCAGCAGACAGATGGCTGTATTATCGCGAATACATGATCTTGTGAAGAAGGAGTCGCAGTTTATCATTGCTACTCATTCCCCAATCATAATGGCTTATCCGAACT contains:
- a CDS encoding AAA family ATPase, whose amino-acid sequence is MISKQYISQIELRREKVPSLDEYPFCLNAVKHLYKLELHPAVTFIVGENGTGKSTLLEAIAVAWGFNPEGGSKNFHFGTRPSHSTLHEYIRLIKGVKHPKDGYFLRAESFFNVATDIEMMDQESSGLGKPIADSYGNRSLHEQSHGESFLSLLTERLSGNGLYIMDEPEAALSPSRQMAVLSRIHDLVKKESQFIIATHSPIIMAYPNSIIYQLSGAGMEVVEYTETENFAVTKNFMANHNGMLDILLEN